TTCCATTGCTTCCATTTGAGTAGATACGTGTGCTAACACAGTATGCTGTGTTGGGATTTCCCACTCATTCATGAAATCATCAAATTTATGCAAGATACGTTTTACACTTTCTGTCGTATCATCAACTGGGTTTAGACCAATAACGGCATCCCCAATTCCCATGGATAAACCTTCCATAAGTGTTGCCATAATTCCATCCACATCATCTGTTGGGTGATTTGGTTGGAGACGAGCAGAGAATGTTCCTGGCACACCAATGGTTGTATTTGCTGTTTTAGTAACAACAATTTTTTTAGCAGCCATGATTAAATCCATATTCCCCATTATTTTTGCAACTGCAGCAATCATTTCTGCTGTTAGTCCGTTAGAAATTCTATGAATATCATAATTTGTTGTATTTAAATCCAAGAGCCATTCTCTTAAATCAGATACCGTCCAGTTTTTAATTTGTTCAAAAGTACGTAGATTTGTATTATCTACAATAATTCTAGTTACCTCATCCTGTTCATAAGGAACAGCTGGATTATTGAATAAGTCATTTAGTGTTAAATTGGAAAGAACTACTTTAGCAGCTACTCTTTCTTCTGAGTTTTCTGCTCCTACACCTGCTAGTTGATCTCCTGATTTTTCTTCGTTCGCTTTTCCCATAACTTCCATTACCGATTTAAATTCATATGTTCGGCCGAAAAGTTTCGTTTTTAGAATCATTAATATATCCTCCTTTTTATCTAGTTAAATACAAGGGTTTTTACAACAATTGGGAGCACTGAACCGTCCCCAATTGGGTTACCAATGTCAATATAATCACCATTTCTTACATGAATACTATCTATACATACAAACGGATAATCTTTTGGAAGTTGGGCATATAGACTATGACCTAAGGCTTTCGCCATGTCTTCCTTTAGCAAGATAATAAGTGGATCTTTTTTATCAATTACCTTTTGTAATCCTATTATTAATACCCTAGCTAACTCTTGAATATAGAGATAACTTGGATTTCTAGCTCCATCTAATGCCAAACCAATGATTTGTTGTTCGCCTTCCATTTCAAACCAATTTAATTTAGATTCAATTATTTCTGGCAATTTGGACAAATCATCTATGTGTTCCTCTTCTTTTGATAATTTCAATACAGGAATATTTTGAAGGGGTAACACATTGTCTTTATAAGTAATGGTGCTTCCACTGATATCGGTCGTATGAGAACCTGCTCCTACAACGGTTGCACGAATCGTTTCCACACTTGGAATCACTTCAAATTGTTTGTGTAATTTTGAGTCGGCAATTTTTTTGCCTAATAAAATTCCAATATCTCCGTATTTAAAAATATCCTCTTTTATATCTGAGTGGATATAGTCAGCAACTCCACCTGAAAAGGAAATATATTCAATTTTACGATCTGTTTGCAAATCTTTATTGGTAATAAGAAGATCATAATAAGGGCTTTTTTCTCCTACACCCAAACTATTTTCTAAAACTTGAACCATAATAGATAGTAGTTTATTTAAATCAGTCAAGTCTATTTTGCTGTGAAGGCGGAGCTGTAATCCTTCCTTCTTAATAATTTCTGTCAATTTTGGCGAAATATAAGTGATTTCTTCTTGTTTGTTCACTTTGATGAGTCTTCCACCAATATCAAAGCACCCTGTATCCACAATATCTCCATCATGGAAGCAAACCATATTGGTCGTTCCTCCACCAACATCAAAGTTCACAGTGGTTGTATGATAACGAGTAGAATAGGAATGAGTTCCTGCTCCTTTACCCGCGATAATACTTTCTAAATCAGGTCCAGCCGTTGCGACTACAAAATCTCCAGCAAAGCCACTTAGAGCTTCTGCAACAATTCTTGCATTCTCTTTGCGGACCGTCTCACCGGTAATAATAATCGCTCCTGTTTGAATATCTTTTTTGCTAATGTTTGCTTTTTGATACTGCTCTTCTACGAATTTAGTGATTTTCTCACTATCAATTAGGTTATTTTCTAAAATAGGTGTAAAAAGAATATCACTTTTATAAATAACTTTTTTATCCGTAATTGATATCCTTGGAATCGTAAAAGCTGAAGCCATATTTTCGATATACAATTCTGATAAAACCAACTGAGTAGTAGAAGTCCCAATATCAATTCCAACGCTCAGTAACTTTTCTGCCATACCATCACTCCTTTTAAAAAAAGACGCTTAATAGAGGTACCCTAGTGGGTTCCTTATTAAGCGTCTTTGCTTTTCCCATAACTTCATCGTCATGAGTTTTTTTATTTAATTTTTAAAAGCGATTCTGAACCTTGTCCCTTGCGAACTTGAGTCTGTACTAATAATTCCATTTAGTTTACCTTCAACAAAACTAGTCACAATTTGTAACCCTAAATTATGTTGTGAACGTTCTTCAAAATCAAATCCAGAACCATTATCTTCGATAATAATTTGGATTAATTCGTTTTCTTGAGTGATTTCTACTTTTACATGAGCATTCTCTTCTATTGTATCTTCAAAAGCATGATCAAAACAATTCTGGATCAATTCATTTGTTACTAATCCTAGAGTTACTGCTTTATTACTCTCTAAGATGATTGAAGAATCAATTTCACTAGTTAATTGAACCGGTATTCCATTAGGAGATTCCGCATAAAAACGAGTCAAGTTATGTATGATTGCATCCAATACCATTTTCAGCTGTACATCGTCTTCCTTTTGTTTTGATAACAGTTCGTGTGTTGCTGCAATCGAAAGGACTCGATTTACGCTTTCATTTAGTACTTTTTTAGCTTCTGGACTTTCTGCTCTTCTCGCTTGCAGACGTAAGAGTGAAACAACGGTTTGCAAATTGTTTTTTACGCGATGATGAATTTCTTGAATGGTTACTAATTCTGAAATAATACGAGACTCTTTTGCTTTTTTATCACTAATATCTTTCATGATTTGAATAACAATCCCTCTAGATGGAAGATAAATAGTTTTAATTTTAAAATAATAAGCATCAAATTTTATCTCTTTTGACTTGAAATCTTCTGTTTTTCCGAGTGTTCCTAATTCACGGATATGCTCAAACGTTATTAAATCAAGGGCTAAATTATCGTAATGCATTCCATTGATCGCATTTAAATACCCAAAATTTTGATAGTATACATTTGCTGCCTTATTATGATGTTGTAAAAAACCATCTTTATCGAAAATAAGAATTGCATCATCAATATAATTAGTAATAGATTGATCAATGATTTCCATTTCTTCAATCACTGCACTCACTTCTTCATAGGAACGATCTCGATTAGATACCGCAAAATTTGCCTTAATATCATTACTAAGATCTTTTTCAACAATCAAAACAGCAATGGTCTTGTCTTTATATTGAATTGGGTACGTTGTTTGTTTAATCAATAGCCCTTCTTGGGTACGAGCATATAGGCCAATTGAATTTTGCGAAGTTTCTAAAGTACGTAATGGTCCTGGTTCATCTTTCCGATAAGCCGTTCTTCCTACTACTCGTTTTTCATAAATAGAAGAAGTATTGAAAGGTTTTCGATGGCATACTACAATTGCTTCACCCGTAAACACATTTCGTACATCAATAAAAACATCAAATTCATCGAAGGTACGGTTTGTTAATATAATTTGAGCTTGCTTTTCTAAATATTTAATTTCTGTTTGACTGAGCTGGGTATATTTTTCGCAAATTTTTTGAATATCTTCATCATAATGAATGTTACTCATCCAACATCACCATTAATTCAGCTACCTCAATCATTGGTACGCGCTTCTCCATACTAATATTGCGGATTTTCTTGTAAGCTTCTTCTTCAGTGATATTTTCTATTTGCATTAACTTCCCTTTTGCCTTTTCAATCACTTTTCGTTCTTCTAATTTTTGAGTTAATTTTTCTAACTCTTTAGAGAGATTTTGGACTTCTTTTCCTTTTGCCAGAGATAATTCTACCATCGGCAATAAAGATTGCTCATAGAGTGGTTTAACTAAGTAACCTAGCGCTCCAAAGGCTTTTGCTTTTGCAACATATTGTTTATCACTATACGCGGTTAGCAAGATAATTCCCGAGGTTGTTCCTTCTGCAATTATCTTTTTAGAAGCAGTTAAACCATCTAGCATCGGCATTTTAATATCCATAATAACTAAATCTGGTCTTTTTTCTTGACAGATTCGGATGGCTTCAAATCCATCTGATGCTTCCCCAACTACTTCATATCCTGAAGTTTCGAGCATATCTCGTATATCAAGTCTTGTAATTGGTTCATCATCGACTATAACGATTCTTCCATTCATTGTAACACCCCATTGTATTAACTAATTGTCATTTTTACGCGATTGAAGCCTAAGATATCTTCCATCGTTTCTAATACATCTTCCAATGCGACAATGACGGACGAAACATCTCCGGTTATGATTACTGAACCCGAAAACCTATCAACAAATCCTATTTCAATATCGGCTGCTTTTGTAGCAATATCTACTGCGATGATAGATGCTTCACTAGGAGTAATCGTCATAATTCCGATTGCATCTTCTTTCGTATTTACCACACCTAACTTGACATAAATATCAGAATCAGGTTTTGCGATTACGTGTGCAACCGTTATCTGTTTCCCCGGCACATATTCTTGTATAATTCGTTCTGTTTCTACCACCGAGTACTCCTCCTTTGCTTACATCATCAAAATGCATTTTCTAAAATAGATAGTGTATCTTCTACCGTTGGTTCAATAGGATTTGTAATCGTACAACGATCTTTAAGCGCATCTTCGGAAATTTTAAGCTTGTGTTCTTCAAAGGTTGCGCGGTCAATTCCCCAAGCTGAAAAGCTTGTTGGCATATTCATACGTTTTTCTAAGGATGTGATTGCATTCGTTAGACTACGAATCCCCATCCGTGGACTTCCCGCACTTAATCCTAACAGTTTCGCTATCTTCGTATACCTTTTGGCCGTCTCATTGAATGTATTAGAATTATTTCCTATCATACCACTATTATACCGTATTACATGAGGTAATAAAATACCATTCAAGCGTCCGTGAGCAATATGGAAACGTGCGCCAGCAGCATGAGCAATTCCGTGACTAATTCCTAAAGATACTAAATTGAAAGCCATTCCTGCCATGCAAGAAGCGATATGCATTTTTTCTCGTGCTTCCTTATCTTGTCCATCGCGGTAAGCTCTTTCTAGATAATCAAAAACGTAGACAATTGCTTTTTCAGCTAGCATATTGGACATTTCATTTGCTTCTGTAGAGACATATGCTTCAAGAGCATGTGTTAATACATCAATTCCTGTATCGGCTGTTTGTACAGGTGGAAGTCCCATAACGATGGAAACATCCAAAATAGCTTCTGTTGGTAAAATGTCATCACTAATTAAAGGATATTTCACCATTTTTTCAGCATCAGTAATAATAGAAAAATTTGTTACTTCAGAACCCGTTCCACTTGTGGTAGGGATCACGATGAAAGGTATTTTTTCAAAAATTTCACTTTGTAATCCAAAATAAAGAATTGCTTTTGCAGCATCAATAGCCGACCCTCCACCTAAAGCTAGAATCATGGTTGGATGGTATTGTTTTGTTTTTTCTAATCCTGAAACAATCGTGTCGATTGGTGGATCAGGAACAACTTCTGAAAACACCATTGTTTCCACACTTGATGAAAAATGATTCATTACAGTCTCCAGAATTTCTGACTGAGCAATAAACTGATCGGTTACAATCAATACTCTTTCATTTTCAAATTCTTCAAGACGTTTTAGACTATTTTCACCTGTGTATAAAGTAGTTCCAAATCTAATTTTATCCATTTTCAGCCTCCTTCCTACAAAAAAAGCCGCAAGTAATAGAGTATCTATACTGATACTTCTTTACTTACGGCTTCGTCGCTCGTATTTGATTAGCACGCCCTTGTGCTCTAACTACTTCTAAATGTACTATTACAATGGACACTTGTCAATACTTTTTTGAAAAACGCTTGCATGTTTAATCTTTTAGATCTGCTTTTGTGATTTCCGTATGGAAAACTCGTCCACTTCTTTCATATAGCACGTCTTTCACATTCTCTTCTGCATTTGCAACTCTAGCAATAGCAAAGAAATAATCGGAGAGACGATTGATAAATTTTAAAACTTCTCCATTCATATCATTGGTCCATTGGAAACTAACAATTTCCCGTTCTGCTCTTCTGGCAACCGTTCGAGCAAAATGAAGCACGCTAGCTAATTGCGTTCCTCCTGGCAAAATAAATGATTCAACGGTAGGCGGAATTGCTGCATACTCGTCAATTCTACTTTCTAGCCACAACGTCAGCTCTTCATCTACACGATACGGATTTTTCCCATGGGGAGTTGCTAGATCATTTCCACAATCAAATAGATATTGTTGGATGGTCATCAGTTCTTCCTTTAAATCAGAAGAAATTCCATCCACACTTGCAGCCATTCCTACGACACTATTCAATTCGTCTACTGTTCCGTATGCGATAACTCGTTCTGCATCTTTAGCCAGTTTCATTCCGCCGACAACACTGGTGTAGCCTTTGTCACCGGTTCTTGTATATATTTGCATCAGATTGCCTCCTCATTTAAATATTTTATTAGTACGTCCATTCCGATATCTTCTACAGCTGAGACTTTAAATATTTTATTTACTCCAGCTAGTTCTAGACGTTGTTCTGCTTCTTTTATTTGTTTATCATCACATAAATCAATTTGAGTAATAATTCCGATACTAGGCTTCATAAAGTTTTGAGCAAAACCCGGTGAAAAGACTTGTTCTTCTTCCACGCAGTTAGAGACCAAACCAATAATTTCTGCTTCTACTGCCATCATTTGTAAGGCATTATAAAAACGTCGATGTTGAATAAATTCTCCAGGAGTATCGATCATTTGCGGATAAAATTCTACTGCTTGTGTTTTATTATAATGAAGTTCTTTTCCAACTATTTTTTGGCAAAGTGTTGTTTTACCGCATCCAATTGAGCCAATGAACATGATTTTTTTCATTTAGTCACCCTCTTTACTTTAGGTGCGAGTTATTTTTGTAATACTAAACCCCATTAATTTTTCTAAATAATCGATTGACTCTTGCATGGCCATTTCTACTGAGGCAACGTCGCCTAAAATAAAAACTGAACCACTAAATCGATCTACGAAACCAATCTTTATTGCCGCAGCTTTTTTGGCAATATCCACGGCAATAATGGAAACTTCACTCGGAGTGATCGTCATGATTCCGATTGCCTGATAATACTCATCTTGTAATCCCAGTTTATCAAAAATCCGTTTATCAGGACTTGCAATAATATGAGCCAAAGTTACTTGTTTACCGGGAACAGATTCAAATATTTTTCTATCTTTAATTGTCATTTTTTCCGCCCCTCATTTTCAAGATGAAAGCGCAACACACATATTTATAGTATTTCTAAAAAAAAAGAAAGTCAAGACAGGAATAAAAAAACATGAGTCTAGGCGTTTTTTAAACAACAAAAAAGACCGTTTTCCGGTCTTTTTTCTTTGGAAAATATTAGTTGGTTTATTCTAAATTAAACTCTACGAAATCGTCTTCTTGAAGCTCTACATCAGCAGCACCAACCATGGACTCTTCCCCATTGATATCAAATAGCCAATATTTGTTAGCTTCATTATCTTGTTCCTGCCCATTGATTGAAGTTATAAAATCATTGTCTTCTTCAATATCAAAATTAGCTTTCATTGCTTCTAATAAAGTGGTTCCTTCTTCTAATTCTAGACTCTTTGTACCGTCCTCTATTAACTTTCCATCTTCCATTACACTAATCGTTACAGAAATTGCGTTTTCATTCTTTATCGATGAACTTATTTCTATGTTCGACTGAGTTTCTGCTGAATTTGCAGCATTATTTCCTGCATCAGCACAACCTGTTAAAATAAATCCTGCGGCGAATAGTATCCATAGTTTTTTCATAATTTACAACATCCTTATCCTTTTTAATTAATTAAAATATTAGAACTGAATAGGCGTCATTGCCCATTGTTATTCATCATTGAAAAACAGTTCCAATTATACTTGATAGAATTCCTCATTTTGCTAAAAATGAAGCTGTTTTGGGTATAAAAAAAGTCTATGCTCCATTACATAGACTACTACGACACTGTTTTACCTCGAAACAGGATGCGCATGCATGATTAGCAAGCTAAGATAAAGATCTGACTCCATATGTTGCCATATGATTACAGTGGCGGGACCGTCTTGGGATTGAACCAAACTTCCATATCTTAGTTGTCTTAGAATGGTACTTCTATCAATTCCTATAATAGTCCAATCCTTCTTCTTTTGCAAGCTTCTTCTTTTTTATTTTAAATAGAGATATATTTATCATAAAAAAGACAGAGTACATTCTTGGTAATGTACTCTGTCTTTTTATATTTTATTTCTTTATAAATGAGTTCGAAGTCGATCCTGGCGCATTTAAACTCTTTAAAACGAGTCGGACCTCAATACCTTCGAGACGCTTTGCAAGTCCTTCAGTTCCTGCGGATTCGCCATTTTTAGCCCAACCCAACCATCCATAACTTTGTGCATGGACACGATAGTAAACATCATAGTGTTGTGCCATTTCTTCGGTTAGTTTTATTTCAATCCCTTCTAGCCGTAATGCTTTTCCTTGTGTTCCACTCATTTTCCAGTCAGCTTTCCAATCTTGCCAGCCGACTTTTTCTACATGCGTTCTGTACTCAATTCCACCAGTCAAAGATGGATCATAAATATTCATCAAGATTCCTTCTAAACGAAGAGCTTTTCCAGACGTTCCACTCATGACACCGTTAGAAACTACTTTTTGCCATCCTTGTTTTTGTACGTGAGTAGAATAATTAACAATTGGTTTACTCTTTACATAACTTCGTTTGGTATTTTCAGGAGCTTTTTCACCTTTTTTGACTAAAATAATTTCAATTCCTTCTAGTCTTTTAGCTAAACCTTCTGTTCCTGCGGATTCACCATTTTTTGCCCAGTCTAGCCAACCAAAACTTTGTGCATGGACACGGTAATAAAGGTCATACTGTTTGGCAACTTCACCAGTCAAATTCAAACGGATTGCCTCTAAACGTTTTGCTTGCCCTTCTGTTCCACTCATTGTGCCGTCATTTACTTTCGACATCCAACCATATGATTGAACATGGGTTTGATATTCAATTCCACCGCTATAGGGTAGGTTTTCTAAAGACACTTTAATGCCTTCCAAACGTTTGGATTGACCAGTAGTACCAGCCATTTCCCCATTCTCAACTTCTTCTTGCCAACCAATTAATTGGACATGAGTGGAATATGTAACACTCGGTACAAGTGTTGTTACTTTAGTAGATACAGTCTTCATACCTACCTTTGCTGTAATTACAGCGGTTCCCTCTGAAAGAGCTTGGATATTTCCATTTTTATCAACAGAGACCACTTTAGGAGCATCACTGCTCCATATTACATTTTTGTTATCGGTTGTATCAACTGGATCATAAGTAACAACCAGTTTTTCTTTTTTACCTTGAAGAATTGAAAAGTCATTTTTATTTAAAATAATTTCTTGAAGAGGTGCTTTCACGGTTACTTCTATTTTGGAACTTAAAGTTCCTATATTAGCAGTAATGATTGCCTCTCCTGGAGCATGCGCCACCATGTTTCCTTTTTGATCAACTGTAATTACTTTCTCATCGCTACTGTCCCACTCAATCGTATAATCCGGATTGTCTTGAGCCGTTACGGAAGTTTTTAATTGATAGGTTTTCCCTTTATTCATCGTTTTAATTTTGTTACTAATTTCAAAAGTCAGAATTTCGGGATTATTTTACCGTAATCGTTGCTTGTTTTTCTACTGTGGCACCATCAGAGTCAATAATCCGGTAGGTAATAAAGTACGTTCCTCGCTTGGTATAGTCAAGGCCACTGTCATCTACTTCAACTTTTTCTGTAAGGTCGCCATCTTCTAGATCCGTAGCCGTTACATTTTCAAATAAATCAATTTCCTCTCCAATAGAAAACGTTAGATCCTTTACTCCCATTAATTCGGGAGCATGATGAATGACACCAGATGGAGACATAATGTGAGGGTCCACTTCAAAAGACTTCTTAATTGTGTGACCAAAAACAGTTGCCCAGGTTACATCGAAAGTAGTTGCCTTTTGAATTTCAATATCATTCACAATAAAACTTCCGTCAGGGAGAACCTCAACTGGATGACCGTTCACAAACATATCTGCGATAGCCAAAGTATGTCCTGTCATAGTAAGGATACCATCTACCGATTTTACAGGTTCTTCTCCAAATTCAATCGGAATATTTGTTATGACTTCATTTGTAGAGGTAATATTTCCAAAATGATTGTTTCCCAGAACAATCGCTATTCCATTAACAAGTTGGGGATGGTCTTCAAAATAAATGGAATGATTAAATAGTGTTCCTTTACTCGTTACTTCATTTGCATACAAAGCACCCAATACATAAATATCCCCTAAAACCGTAACATTGGATAAAGTAAGTACAGCTTCTGCCCCTATGTAAATATCACCATCAATGGTTTGATCGGTAAGGGAAGCACTTTTGTGAAAGACTACACCAAAATCCGTTATAGAAAAAGGTGTGTCTGTTGTCTGCTCACTACTAAAAGTACTGATTGATTTAGGTTGAATTACTTTAAAATCTAGATTGCTGAAAGGATTGCTTTCATCACTTACAGAAACTCGTACAGATTCTTCTTCATTTAATGCAATTATAATTTCAGAAATTTGCCAATCTCCAGAATAATTAGAGCCTTCTTCTAATAAAAAAGAGCCTTCAAACAGATGAACTCCTTTCTCAGGAATTAACGGTACCTCGGTTTCTATCATTCCATTTTCAAGTATCATATTGATAGAAAGTGCTTCTATATCTTCAGGAAGCTTCCACTCAAATATTACTTCTTCACCCACTAGAAATATATTTGATGAAATTATTAAATCTTGATTTGCTAGTGATTTTAAAAGTTTTTCTTTAACTTTAACTTCTACTTTATTTTCATTCGTTAAGCTAACCTCTTCTGATGGTACATCATCAACTTCTGATGCCCACACTACGAGAGGAGTAAAATAGTTTAAAAATAAAGAAAGTGCTAAAATGCTTTTCATTTTTTTCATTCAATGATCTCCTATTCAAATAATAAGTATATTGCTTCTTTATTTTATACTACTTTTATCTTATTTAATAGACTATTCTAGATTTAATTTAATTATATTTTGGGAAGAAGCTACTGAACTCGAATTTTATAAGTGAGTCAGAAGTAGAAAATACAATAATAAACCACCTCCTAAAAAATAAGAAGTGGTTTATTATACTCTATATCAACAATCCCTCTCGTCGTTGTTGTAATCGATAAGCAATTTCAGGAATATTCGAAATGGCATAATCTGCAATCCTTTCAGCTGAGGCTGTTTTACCTTCTTGATCGATTACTTTTACTCCACCATGAATGGGTTTTGTTTTCCAATACATGGCATATTCAAATTCATCTCGTTCGGCCCAGATGTAAGGGGTTGGTAAAAATCCAGAAGCAAAAATCGTATAAAAACCTTCTGCCGAATAAGGATCTGAAATATGCGTTTCAATTGCTTGCAATAGAATTTGAACATCTTTTACTAGTTTTTTTGTCCGTTCTAGAACATCTTCATTTTGGCTCATATCTTCTATCAAGCCTGCTCTACGTAGTTTTCGATATTCTTGAATAGCATACTGCGTAATTTGTACGCTTTCATTGATGATCGGTGGATTGGCCAAATGAGATGCTTCAGAATAACTTACTACATGAAGAAGCGGTGGACTCTGCTCATTGTGTGGCTCAATGTCATCAACCAAGGCAGAAACAGCTGCTAATTGAATCCTTGCCTGCTCCAAATCAGGTGAAAAATAATCGAGACCGGCTCGTGGTTGAAGCAACCCTCTAAAATTTTCATCTTCTAACTGTTTGACCAATTGAAGGGCCGCTCGTGCTTTGGCTAAATCCTGAACTCCCCACGTATATCGAGGTGTGTTTAACATCACTTGTAAAATAAAAGTGTGTATCCCATTTTTTTTAGCCAACGTAGCAGCAAGCACCGCAGATAATACATAAGTTGTATCGTCGGAACCACGAAAAGCAAAATGATGGGGCGTATTCGGTTCAAATGGTTTTCCTGTTGAAGCAATGTATTGAATGGTTTCAATATGTGCTTTTAGGTTTGCATAAACATCTAGCGGTCCACGGCCATCCATTTTATTAAACCACCATAAAGACAAAGCATGCCAAGCAATATTTAAATGGCTCTCGTAGATCATTGCCATTGGAGTAATATTTTGTGTGCCAGAATACGTTCGCACCAGCATCGGACTCGCTGCTTCAGCAATTTGTCGAAATTCTTCTGGACTATTTACCGGTACTCCTCCCCCATTTGAACGTCCTTCCCACTCTTCTCCAAAATTTGATTGAGACAACTGGGAACTTCCAATGGAAAGAATATCTAGATATTTCGTATCCGCTAAATGTGTACACCAACTTAGAAATTCTTTTACATTTTCCTCTCGGCTAACCATAGAAGAATAGGGACCCACGTGGGCTCGCATAAGTGGTGGAAAACTTTCCGTCATCGTCGCTTGCACTCGTTTCAAAACGGAATCATCCATCGTTCCAAATTCTGGATACGAGGCTCGCTGAACTGGTTGAAAGTCTAGGTAGGCTTTCTTTTTGACTAATTTTTTTCCAAATTGAAGTAAGGCTTCATCGTATTTGCTGCCTTCTTTCATTTCTTTCGGAATCCGTTCTGGTGGTACACCATATTTTTCCAGCGTTTCTTGTGGTGTTTCACTCCCTTGAAAGGTTAAAACGAAACGATCATGCTCTTCTTGAA
The Jeotgalibaca sp. MA1X17-3 genome window above contains:
- a CDS encoding DUF4430 domain-containing protein, with product MKKLWILFAAGFILTGCADAGNNAANSAETQSNIEISSSIKNENAISVTISVMEDGKLIEDGTKSLELEEGTTLLEAMKANFDIEEDNDFITSINGQEQDNEANKYWLFDINGEESMVGAADVELQEDDFVEFNLE
- a CDS encoding Ig-like domain-containing protein; its protein translation is MLTFEISNKIKTMNKGKTYQLKTSVTAQDNPDYTIEWDSSDEKVITVDQKGNMVAHAPGEAIITANIGTLSSKIEVTVKAPLQEIILNKNDFSILQGKKEKLVVTYDPVDTTDNKNVIWSSDAPKVVSVDKNGNIQALSEGTAVITAKVGMKTVSTKVTTLVPSVTYSTHVQLIGWQEEVENGEMAGTTGQSKRLEGIKVSLENLPYSGGIEYQTHVQSYGWMSKVNDGTMSGTEGQAKRLEAIRLNLTGEVAKQYDLYYRVHAQSFGWLDWAKNGESAGTEGLAKRLEGIEIILVKKGEKAPENTKRSYVKSKPIVNYSTHVQKQGWQKVVSNGVMSGTSGKALRLEGILMNIYDPSLTGGIEYRTHVEKVGWQDWKADWKMSGTQGKALRLEGIEIKLTEEMAQHYDVYYRVHAQSYGWLGWAKNGESAGTEGLAKRLEGIEVRLVLKSLNAPGSTSNSFIKK
- a CDS encoding immunoglobulin-like domain-containing protein, with the protein product MKKMKSILALSLFLNYFTPLVVWASEVDDVPSEEVSLTNENKVEVKVKEKLLKSLANQDLIISSNIFLVGEEVIFEWKLPEDIEALSINMILENGMIETEVPLIPEKGVHLFEGSFLLEEGSNYSGDWQISEIIIALNEEESVRVSVSDESNPFSNLDFKVIQPKSISTFSSEQTTDTPFSITDFGVVFHKSASLTDQTIDGDIYIGAEAVLTLSNVTVLGDIYVLGALYANEVTSKGTLFNHSIYFEDHPQLVNGIAIVLGNNHFGNITSTNEVITNIPIEFGEEPVKSVDGILTMTGHTLAIADMFVNGHPVEVLPDGSFIVNDIEIQKATTFDVTWATVFGHTIKKSFEVDPHIMSPSGVIHHAPELMGVKDLTFSIGEEIDLFENVTATDLEDGDLTEKVEVDDSGLDYTKRGTYFITYRIIDSDGATVEKQATITVK